In the Chromatiales bacterium genome, AACAACTGAGCGGGACGCATTCTGAACTACCTTTCTGTTTGACTGCAATGCGGCCTAGAATCCGGCCAGCTTGTACCATTTCTGGGCCTGTTCCGGGTCTTTTTCAACCCCGTTGCCCTCTTCATACATCATGCCCAGGGTGGTCATGGAGCCCTGCAGGCCCTGTTCGGCGGCCTTGGTAAACCACTCCACCGCAATGGCCGGGTCCTTATCGGTACACTCCCCTTCCAGGTACATGAATCCCAGGCCATGCTGGGCCATGGCGTGCCCCTGCTCGGCCGCGGCCCGCATCCATTTCAGGGCGCTCTCGGGATTGGGGGCCATGCCCAGTCCATTTTGCAGCATAATGGCAACGCGGTACTGGGCCTCGGCATTGCCCTGCTCGGCAAAGGGGGAGAGATACTGGATGGCGCGGGAGAAATGCTTGGATTCGAAGGCGGACATGCCGCTGTTGAATTCCATCATTTCCTTGTCGTTCATATCGGTTTCGATCATGGTTTGATGCTCGGCCTATTTCTTACCAAAATACTCATGTATATTATCGCCAGAAATACGGACGGCGTATACCCCCTTCGAGAGATCGGGTATTGAAATCTCACCGACGGGCCCATAGAACCTGCTCCATGGGGATATTCAAGCACCTGATCCGCAAGGCTATACTTCCCCACCGTCGTTCGAACCCTTAACCCAAAGGCACAGCAATACGCATGAACGAACAAGACGCCGCAACTGTGTTGCGAAAGAGCATACAAAAGGTCGCCACCGGTCCCGAATACAGTAAGGACCTGAATGTGGAAGAGACCCGAGTCTCCATGGAACATATTCTGTCGGGCCAGGCCGATCCCGTCCAGGCCGGTATCTTTTTCATCGCCCTGCGTATGAAGCGCGAAAGCGATGAGGAAAACGAGGGTGTCCTGCGAGCCATACTGGATCACGTCAAACCGGCCACTGCCGAGGTCGATGAACTGGTGGACATTGCCGATCCCTATGACGGCTATGCCCGTGGCGTTCCCGCCTCGCCCTTCCTGGCACCGGTACTGGCGGCCTGTGGCGTCGCTGCCGTCTCTCATGGTGCCGAGAGCATCGGTCCCAAGTACGGTGCCACTCATCACAAGATCCTCAGAGCCGCCGGTAAAAAGGTGGACATGAGCGTGGATGAAGCCAAGGCACAGATCGCAAACCCCGATATCGGTTGGGCCTATATCGACCAGAAGGTCTACAACCCCGGTTTGCATGAGCTACTTCCCTTGCGTGCCCGCATGATCAAACGCC is a window encoding:
- a CDS encoding sel1 repeat family protein, producing the protein MEFNSGMSAFESKHFSRAIQYLSPFAEQGNAEAQYRVAIMLQNGLGMAPNPESALKWMRAAAEQGHAMAQHGLGFMYLEGECTDKDPAIAVEWFTKAAEQGLQGSMTTLGMMYEEGNGVEKDPEQAQKWYKLAGF
- a CDS encoding anthranilate phosphoribosyltransferase encodes the protein MNEQDAATVLRKSIQKVATGPEYSKDLNVEETRVSMEHILSGQADPVQAGIFFIALRMKRESDEENEGVLRAILDHVKPATAEVDELVDIADPYDGYARGVPASPFLAPVLAACGVAAVSHGAESIGPKYGATHHKILRAAGKKVDMSVDEAKAQIANPDIGWAYIDQKVYNPGLHELLPLRARMIKRQVMTTVEVLVGPIRGRKQTHLMTGYVHKAYPPIYARLARQSGFDSAMIVRGVEGGIIPSLQQAGKYWYYYDKGEEQMQELDPKSVGIDQASRAVPIPESVPAAASQKDEIDSAVDIDALARISAEMGVEALSGKAGPMRDSLVYSAAICLHHLKRYDSLQSAADAVRDVLDNGSALERFQRALT